A single region of the Paraburkholderia sprentiae WSM5005 genome encodes:
- a CDS encoding GlxA family transcriptional regulator: MTCASLESAMLRWVHAPNKGVRRVAILLFNDCSLQGAGVIAEVFRAANDLATSGSGAWLYDVSFLSADGGMVTSSSGLRVWTDGLDARHYGGFDALYVAGGKGAASAARDERLLGWLRRVRRNTAMIRPIAEGRAVLESASLPEDRDGSARRQPASAANGTRAAEQGVVEVNDRLESIRSALAMIKRDLGNATARSAAERLLSDSCTNLAPLLGEDGGMSPGDKVRAAARWLQENCQQAISIADAAQVAAMSERNFLRRFKMEMGITPSSFLLHERLAVTCSLLTESELPVDKIARRTGMGNGDRLAKVFRKRMRISPTEFRIQSRRMAGE; this comes from the coding sequence ATGACCTGCGCGAGTCTCGAGTCTGCCATGTTGCGCTGGGTGCATGCGCCGAACAAGGGCGTGCGTCGTGTCGCGATTCTGCTGTTCAACGACTGTTCGCTGCAAGGGGCAGGGGTTATCGCCGAGGTGTTCCGTGCTGCCAACGACCTCGCCACTTCGGGTTCGGGCGCATGGCTGTACGACGTGTCGTTCCTGTCGGCCGACGGCGGCATGGTGACTTCATCGTCGGGTTTGCGCGTATGGACCGACGGCCTCGATGCGCGGCACTACGGCGGCTTCGACGCGCTCTATGTGGCGGGCGGCAAAGGCGCGGCGTCGGCAGCGCGCGACGAGCGGCTCCTCGGATGGCTGCGGCGCGTCCGTCGCAACACCGCGATGATCCGGCCGATCGCCGAAGGGCGCGCGGTGCTCGAGTCGGCGTCGCTGCCCGAGGACAGGGACGGCAGTGCCAGGCGCCAACCGGCCTCGGCCGCGAACGGCACGCGCGCGGCGGAGCAGGGCGTCGTCGAAGTGAACGACCGGCTCGAATCGATCCGCAGCGCGCTCGCGATGATCAAGCGCGATCTGGGCAACGCGACCGCGCGCTCGGCTGCCGAACGGCTGCTGTCCGACTCGTGCACGAACCTCGCGCCGTTGCTCGGCGAAGACGGCGGCATGAGTCCTGGCGACAAGGTTCGCGCGGCGGCGCGCTGGCTGCAGGAGAACTGCCAGCAGGCGATTTCGATTGCGGATGCCGCGCAGGTCGCGGCGATGAGCGAGCGCAACTTTCTGCGTCGCTTCAAGATGGAAATGGGTATCACGCCGTCGAGTTTTCTGTTGCACGAGCGCCTCGCGGTGACCTGCAGCCTGTTGACCGAATCGGAGTTGCCGGTCGACAAGATCGCCCGCCGCACCGGGATGGGCAACGGTGACCGTCTCGCGAAAGTGTTTCGCAAGCGGATGAGGATTTCGCCGACCGAGTTCAGGATTCAAAGCCGCCGCATGGCGGGCGAGTAG
- a CDS encoding sugar phosphate nucleotidyltransferase, whose translation MLTQAGVSARSVEPNGASAGVAGARFAHIVPVILAGGSGTRLWPVSRENFPKQLIDVVGSDSLLQATARRLDGFPAGWSVDASPIVVCGEEHRFVIAEQLRENGVDARLIVEPARRDTAPALTLAASLACAGGDDDAILIVMPADHAIADVPALQRALACAAHHASEGAIATLGVPPTRADTGFGYIRIGAALPGGGHAIDGFVEKPAEEIATQYVAAGTYWWNSGIFIVRARVWLDTLASLRPDMHAPCASAFAGGRQDGDVFRPSHDAFLEVPADSIDYAVMERLSEEPPPRGDSASNVDMPGTAPSDAQAQSPAAVMPPGVVVSLEAGWSDLGSWDAVWAAMDKDSNGNAGRGRVAFEGAVSCYAHSEGRLVACVGTANVVVVETADAVLVVDRSHVQDVKGLVSRIKAQHAPEADAHRKVRRPWGFYDSIDRGERFQVKRIVVTPGAQLSLQLHHHRAEHWVVVRGTALVTRGEEQFLLSENESTYIPLGTRHRLENPGKVPLEIIEIQSGTYLGEDDIVRFNDNYGRCP comes from the coding sequence ATGTTGACGCAGGCAGGTGTGAGCGCCCGATCCGTCGAGCCGAACGGCGCAAGCGCCGGGGTTGCCGGCGCGCGCTTCGCGCACATCGTCCCGGTCATACTCGCGGGCGGCTCGGGCACGCGGCTTTGGCCGGTGTCGCGGGAGAATTTTCCGAAGCAGCTGATCGATGTGGTCGGCTCCGACTCGCTGCTGCAGGCGACCGCGCGGCGGCTCGATGGCTTCCCTGCGGGCTGGAGCGTCGACGCATCGCCGATCGTCGTATGCGGCGAGGAGCATCGTTTCGTGATCGCCGAACAACTGCGCGAAAACGGCGTCGACGCGCGTCTGATCGTCGAGCCCGCGCGCCGCGATACGGCGCCGGCACTGACGCTCGCGGCATCGCTCGCGTGCGCGGGCGGCGACGACGACGCGATCCTGATCGTGATGCCGGCCGACCACGCGATCGCCGACGTCCCGGCGCTGCAGCGGGCGCTCGCGTGCGCGGCGCACCACGCGAGCGAGGGCGCGATCGCGACGCTCGGCGTGCCGCCGACGCGTGCCGACACCGGCTTTGGCTATATCCGCATCGGCGCCGCCTTGCCCGGCGGCGGTCACGCGATCGACGGTTTCGTCGAGAAGCCCGCCGAGGAAATCGCGACGCAGTACGTTGCGGCGGGCACCTACTGGTGGAATAGCGGCATCTTCATTGTGCGCGCGCGCGTGTGGCTCGACACGCTCGCATCGCTGCGGCCCGACATGCATGCGCCGTGCGCTAGCGCGTTCGCGGGGGGCCGCCAGGACGGCGACGTGTTCCGGCCGTCGCACGACGCGTTCCTCGAGGTGCCCGCCGATTCGATCGATTACGCGGTGATGGAGCGTCTAAGCGAGGAGCCACCGCCCCGGGGCGACAGCGCGAGCAACGTCGACATGCCAGGCACCGCACCGAGCGATGCGCAAGCTCAAAGCCCGGCCGCGGTCATGCCCCCCGGTGTCGTGGTGTCACTCGAAGCCGGCTGGTCCGACCTCGGCTCGTGGGACGCGGTATGGGCCGCCATGGACAAGGACTCGAATGGCAACGCCGGCCGCGGCCGCGTGGCGTTCGAAGGCGCGGTGTCCTGCTATGCGCATTCGGAGGGGCGGCTGGTCGCGTGCGTCGGCACCGCTAACGTCGTCGTGGTCGAGACCGCCGACGCGGTGCTCGTGGTGGATCGCTCGCATGTGCAGGACGTCAAGGGTCTCGTGTCACGCATCAAGGCGCAGCACGCGCCGGAGGCCGACGCGCATCGCAAGGTGCGGCGCCCGTGGGGCTTCTACGACTCGATCGACCGCGGCGAGCGCTTCCAGGTCAAGCGCATCGTCGTGACGCCTGGCGCACAGCTGTCCCTGCAACTGCATCATCACCGCGCCGAGCATTGGGTCGTGGTGCGCGGCACCGCGCTCGTCACGCGCGGCGAAGAGCAGTTTCTGCTCAGTGAAAACGAATCGACCTACATTCCGCTCGGCACGCGTCACCGGCTCGAAAACCCCGGCAAAGTGCCGCTCGAAATCATCGAAATCCAGTCGGGCACCTATCTCGGCGAAGACGACATCGTCAGGTTCAACGACAACTACGGCCGCTGCCCCTAG
- a CDS encoding undecaprenyl-phosphate glucose phosphotransferase produces the protein MRKFQDLLARIFDVALVLTGATVASRIRFDYLGQSGFYWALVMFSAAFALAIFPAFGVYDSWRGRSKLGLAGQVSLAWLIVQACALVLMYSLHRIDIVSRLWFSYWTATTGGLLIANRLITHAVLARARGAGMNLHQVAIVGSGAQCDAILRRIESAPSAGFRATAVYNTRPDDTGVTNPRVPVFDRVDLLADYIRTNDVHELWLMLSLSEEPLICALIDEFRDDLVNIRFMPDVRSHALFEGSGVVDLLGMPAINLVASPLSANAMLKKDIFDRLFAAAALLALAPLLLGIAIAVKLSSRGPVLFKQKRKGADGRVFTIYKFRSMRVHTEAKGTLSQATRDDKRVTRVGAFLRRTSLDELPQFFNVLRGDMSVVGPRPHALEHDDLYQKVVAGYINRYRIKPGITGWAQINGFRGETDRIEKMERRVEHDLYYLGHWSFALDMRIIGATIVAGLVHRNAY, from the coding sequence ATGCGCAAGTTTCAGGATCTGCTCGCGCGGATTTTCGATGTCGCTTTGGTATTGACGGGTGCGACCGTCGCGTCGCGCATCCGCTTCGACTATCTCGGCCAGTCGGGCTTCTACTGGGCGCTGGTGATGTTTTCGGCGGCGTTCGCACTCGCGATCTTCCCCGCTTTCGGCGTCTATGACTCGTGGCGCGGCCGCTCGAAACTCGGGCTCGCCGGTCAGGTGTCGCTCGCGTGGCTGATCGTGCAGGCCTGCGCGCTCGTGCTGATGTACTCGCTGCATCGCATCGACATCGTGTCGCGCTTGTGGTTCTCGTACTGGACCGCGACGACGGGCGGTCTGCTGATCGCGAACCGGCTGATCACCCACGCGGTGCTCGCGCGGGCGCGCGGCGCGGGCATGAACCTGCATCAGGTCGCGATCGTCGGCAGCGGTGCGCAGTGCGATGCGATACTGCGCCGCATCGAGTCGGCGCCGAGCGCGGGCTTTCGCGCGACCGCCGTCTACAACACGCGCCCGGACGACACCGGCGTGACGAATCCGCGCGTGCCGGTGTTCGATCGCGTCGATCTGCTGGCCGACTACATCCGCACCAACGACGTACACGAGCTATGGCTGATGCTGTCGCTGTCCGAAGAGCCGCTGATCTGCGCGCTGATCGACGAGTTCCGCGACGACCTCGTGAACATCCGCTTCATGCCGGACGTGCGCAGCCATGCGCTGTTCGAAGGCAGTGGCGTGGTCGATCTGCTCGGCATGCCGGCGATCAATCTGGTCGCGTCGCCGCTGTCGGCCAACGCGATGCTGAAGAAAGACATTTTCGACCGGCTGTTCGCGGCCGCCGCGCTCCTTGCCCTCGCGCCGCTGCTGCTTGGCATCGCGATCGCGGTCAAGCTGTCCTCGCGCGGACCGGTGCTGTTCAAACAGAAGCGCAAGGGCGCGGACGGCCGCGTGTTCACGATCTACAAGTTCCGCTCGATGCGCGTGCATACCGAAGCGAAGGGTACCCTGAGCCAGGCGACGCGCGACGACAAGCGCGTGACGAGGGTGGGCGCATTCCTGCGTCGCACCAGCCTCGACGAGCTGCCGCAATTTTTCAACGTGTTGCGTGGCGACATGTCGGTCGTAGGACCGCGTCCCCATGCGCTCGAGCACGACGACCTCTATCAGAAGGTGGTCGCGGGCTATATCAATCGCTACCGGATCAAACCGGGAATCACGGGCTGGGCGCAGATCAACGGCTTCCGTGGCGAAACCGACCGCATCGAGAAGATGGAGCGCCGCGTCGAACATGACCTGTACTACCTGGGTCACTGGTCGTTCGCACTCGACATGCGGATCATCGGCGCGACGATTGTCGCCGGACTGGTGCATCGAAACGCTTACTAG
- a CDS encoding polysaccharide biosynthesis/export family protein: MSSLGFRTGSLVVFACAALLSGCQIVPGQRMITPAAIQDTGGEFSTEASQQKQIPITDINLELLKKMNADQTASALPPTTSGLFGKPAVYRVGPGDVLQIVVWDHPELAAALGQPPTTSRPSDAIPGFLIDENGDIQFPYAGNLHVAGKDAATIQRELHSRLSKVYQKPEVTVRVASFRNATVYIDGEVRTPGTQSINDIPMSLTNAIGLSGGFTTTADRSRVDLIRDGTTYRLNIDDLVKRGRNPSDIYLQPGDTVRVNAREDSGVYVMGEVNKPATVLPLRNGSLTLSQAISDGGSFDSNTASGQQLFVIRNSTSDSPQIYHLDATSPVAMLLANQFELQPKDIVYVGQGGLVRFNRVLNLLLPAINAAVTGVVVSK; this comes from the coding sequence ATGAGCTCACTTGGTTTTCGCACAGGAAGTCTTGTGGTTTTCGCGTGCGCAGCATTGCTTTCCGGATGCCAGATCGTACCGGGGCAACGGATGATCACGCCGGCCGCGATTCAGGACACGGGTGGCGAATTCAGTACCGAAGCCTCGCAGCAGAAGCAGATTCCGATCACCGATATCAATCTGGAACTGCTGAAGAAGATGAATGCCGACCAGACTGCCTCGGCGTTGCCGCCGACGACGTCGGGTCTGTTCGGCAAGCCGGCCGTCTACAGGGTCGGCCCCGGAGACGTGCTGCAGATCGTCGTGTGGGATCACCCGGAACTCGCGGCCGCGCTGGGACAACCGCCGACGACCTCGCGCCCTTCCGATGCAATTCCCGGTTTCCTGATCGACGAGAACGGCGACATCCAGTTTCCGTACGCGGGCAACCTGCACGTCGCCGGCAAGGACGCCGCGACGATCCAGCGTGAGCTGCATTCGCGGCTGAGCAAGGTCTATCAGAAGCCCGAGGTGACGGTGCGCGTCGCGTCGTTCCGTAACGCGACGGTGTATATCGACGGCGAAGTGCGCACACCGGGCACGCAATCGATCAACGATATTCCGATGTCGCTGACGAACGCGATCGGCCTGAGCGGCGGCTTCACCACGACCGCGGATCGCAGCCGGGTCGATCTGATCCGCGACGGCACGACCTATAGGCTGAACATCGACGACCTCGTCAAGCGCGGCCGCAATCCGTCGGATATCTATCTGCAGCCGGGCGATACCGTGCGCGTGAACGCGCGCGAAGACAGCGGCGTCTACGTGATGGGCGAAGTCAACAAGCCGGCCACGGTGCTGCCGTTGCGCAACGGCTCGCTGACGCTGTCGCAGGCGATCTCCGACGGCGGCAGCTTCGACTCGAATACGGCCTCGGGGCAGCAGCTGTTCGTGATCCGCAATTCGACCAGCGACTCGCCGCAGATCTATCACCTCGATGCGACTTCGCCGGTGGCGATGCTGCTCGCGAACCAGTTCGAGCTGCAGCCGAAGGACATCGTGTACGTCGGCCAGGGCGGTCTCGTTCGCTTCAACCGTGTGCTGAACCTGCTGTTGCCGGCGATCAACGCGGCAGTGACGGGAGTCGTCGTGTCGAAGTAA